One window from the genome of Cryptococcus neoformans var. neoformans JEC21 chromosome 12 sequence encodes:
- a CDS encoding endopeptidase, putative: protein MSQTSAFDSSVPSATDRVSNINSDSESNVGTLAVESSTTSISASDSFIVSTSGTHASISSFGASSQSDSTSASTTFSQSKWAQPSDSSASLTGVMSQNNAIVYTIDVTIGDGGTTLPVLVDTGSADIWIAASKCENCRAASMVDSGLILPEGCKEEDKGYGSGSVKGCLVNTNITIGTYELEQFHVLAASDSQGFDGSYMSGIFGLAMNKSSINNQATPMDILSQLGMISTPEVGFYLTRTESGSELVFGSPHNNPHADQSKKVTLPKVATDDGLYRVTMDGFVSHGYMVQSSKGSVNMENIEVILDTGTSDIRVPEDMLLPIYAALGNGTYYSDTLTGDLVVPCNNNDDDAALALQFEGQQFSLSWQDLIANPSSTDANYCYCRIQASPSEISDYLIVGSIFFHNVYHVINTDTGNTTLYGLVD, encoded by the exons ATGTCCCAAACCTCGGCGTTCGACAGCAGTGTACCCTCAGCCACTGATCGCGTGTCGAACATCAACAGCGATTCCGAATCAAATGTTGGAACCTTGGCAGTCGAGTCCTCAACAACCAGCATATCAGCAAGTGACAGTTTTATCGTTTCTACTAGTGGCACACATGCGTCTATATCTTCTTTTGGAGCATCAAGTCAAAGCGACTCGACTTCTGCCTCAACAACCTTTTCGCAATCAAAATGGGCTCAACCTTCCGACTCGTCCGCCAGTTTAACCGGTGTTATGAGCCAGAACAATGCCATTGTATACACTATTGATGTCACAATAGGAGACGGGGGTACCACACTCCCTGTGCTCGTCGACACAGG GAGTGCTGACATCTGGATTGCGGCGAGTAAGTGTGAGAATTGTAGAGCAGCAAGTATGGTTGATAGTGGTCTTATCCTTCCTGAGGGGtgcaaggaggaagataaGGGATATG GGAGTGGTTCTGTGAAAGGATGTCTGGTAAACACAAACATCACCATCGGAACTTATGAGCTGGAGCAATTCCATGTTTTGGCTGCATCTGACTCTCAAGGCTTTGACGGTTCCTACATGAG TGGTATTTTTGGCCTTGCCATGAAT aaatcttccatcaacaATCAAGCAACACCCATGGATATTTTATCGCAATTGGGGATGATCAGCACCCCCGAAGTTGGCTTCTATCTCACTCGAACAGAGTCAGGGAGTGAGCTAGTGTTTGGCTCACCTCACAACAA CCCTCACGCCGATCAAAGCAAAAAGGTTACTCTGCCCAAAGTCGCCACGGATGACGGTCTCTATCGTGTTACCATGGATGGTTTTGTTTCTCATGGCTACATGGTGCAAAGTTCAAAAGGCAGCGTCAATATGGAGAACATTGAAGTTATCCTTGATACTGG GACGTCTGATATCCGAGTACCAGAAGAC ATGCTTCTCCCCATATATGCTGCTTTGGGGAATGGTACGTATTACTCTGACACCCTGACGGGTGACTTGGTGGTCCCATGTAACAACAACGACGATGATGCAGCTTTGGCACTCCAGTTCGAGGGCCAGCAATTCTCCTTGAGCTGGCAAGATTTGAT TGCCAATCCAAGTTCAACGGATGCGAATTATTGTTACTGTCGGATCCAAGCCTCAC CATCGGAGATCAGTGACTATCTAATTGTTGGATCCATATTCTTCCATAATGTCTACCATGTGATTAACACGGATACTGGAAACACGACATTGTATGGATTGGTAGATTAG
- a CDS encoding sulfite reductase, putative yields the protein MSVLAAISSLPATSYYHPIAQVPAGASKLNPYLPLPQSSTPTVLFTNANLLHSLPTASLSRTVIHVFDAEEIVTPKGANAVSLISRSSQGAYDHALLSLRLAQDKDAVVYHFIPSGLEGEIQTLEDAQAWLSGPLDAPDLSNGDDAEPSAEAKLIAAYESISLSLLKLTRRPQRPFIHSKAESSRLVVNFLPSPVKSENTIDVVLAIPAPKEKLSSSLSGVQEVVVVEAGSGKYGPAWASVVDALEGADVTIRSVLVGASASSEEIAAAITGDTPITRIGKPLSYNIPSNAVTVPSPESTYTELLASSPSPLEVLNDPSHLAANESTSPLYAFGKAVAIRKERARLVELAKKVLKAPNTKPEVHEALSAWLLVRDEKKGAVEAGKKVEAAIGAGKGDEKEIVELGQKGHWEKRALWIVISNSWAVDLASSGLHHALASGLDINLLVYETAASPFSPNAPAQPPKERKKDLALYALNMGDVYVASVAVYADYAGVLNAMREAENYSGPGLVLAYLPWGEKEDGQAVSDSENAGPLERLRETKRAVSGGWWPMFRWNPSLPDEKRFSLDSSHIKAALSEFLDRQSHLSQLTLATPAIDSSVTSSAGTELLAARKEKARKAYDALLNSLDGPGLLVLYASDGGNAEKLAKRLVGRAKMRGVSASLRVLDEVAGSIVETLSQEQNVLIVSSTAGQGESPLNGREFTKALSKLSPSDEFKETKVAVFGMGDSHYWPRPEDAGYYNKPARDLFPKLISLGCQELLPLGLGDDSDPDGVQTGYKPFEASLWRALGVDSVEVTEEKEEVVANEHIKIASDYLRGTILEGLADKSTGAISASDAQLTKFHGTYMQDDRDIRESLKAQGLEPAYSFMIRVRMPGGICSAKQWLDMDRISDEHGNGTFKLTTRQTFQFHGIIKSHLKKAMQAINKSLLDTIAACGDVNRNVQCTVNPSLSKTHATVYEFSKAVSEHLLPATNAYHEIWLDKKKISGDAVQPFDSDSEPLYGPYYLPRKFKIAIAVPPDNAVDVFTNDVGFIAIVENDEVIGYNVSVGGGMGVTHGNKKTYPRLGDVIGFITPEDGKKVAESIMLVQRDHGNRQDRKNARLKYTVDRLGLPKFKAFVEERWGKKFAPARAYHFDSNLDHYGWSQGHDGKWHFTMFIENGRVEDNSRHQFKAGLREIASVHKGTFRLTANQHLILSDIASEDLDEMKRLLAKWGLDNLDHSGVRLSSSACVAFPTCGLAMAESERYLPVLIDKVEKICEEAGVKSDDLVMRMTGCPNGCARPWAAEVAFVGKAPGSYMMMLGGSHLGTRLNKPFLESASEPEILAVLKPMIKRWALERHEGERFGDWTIRAGYIKPTTHGTNFWEDAFPAQAGTTVTA from the exons ATGTCTGTCCTCGCCgccatctcctctctccctgCCACTTCCTACTACCATCCCATTGCCCAGGTCCCCGCTGGGGCCTCTAAACTCAACCCTTacctccctcttccccagTCATCCACTCCTACTGTTCTCTTCACCAACGCAAACTTGCTCCACTCTCTCCCCACCGCTTCTCTCAGCCGAACTGTCATCCATGTTTTCGACGCCGAAGAGATTGTTACCCCCAAGGGAGCCAATGCTGTCTCATTGATCAGCCGATCTTCTCAAGGCGCTTACGACCACGCTTTGCTATCCCTTCGTCTTGCCCAGGACAAGGACGCCGTGGTCTACCACTTTATCCCCTCTGGTCTTGAGGGCGAAATCCAAACTCTCGAGGATGCTCAAGCTTGGCTTTCTGGTCCTCTTGACGCTCCCGACCTGTCCAATGGCGACGATGCTGAGCCTTCGGCCGAGGCCAAGCTTATTGCCGCCTACGAATCTATCagcctttctctcctcaaGCTCACTCGTCGACCTCAGCGACCTTTTATCCACAGCAAGGCCGAGTCTTCTCGACTTGTCGTCAACTTCCTCCCCTCTCCTGTAAAGTCTGAGAACACCATTGATGtcgtccttgccatccctgCTCCCAAGGAGAAGCTcagctcttctctctccgGTGTCCAGGAGGTTGTCGTCGTGGAGGCCGGTAGCGGCAAGTACGGTCCTGCATGGGCCTCTGTTGTTGACGCTCTTGAGGGCGCCGATGTGACCATTCGATCGGTCTTGGTAGGtgcttctgcctcttccgAGGAGATCGCTGCCGCCATCACTGGTGACACCCCTATCACTCGAATTGGCAAGCCTCTTTCTTATAATATCCCCTCTAATGCCGTCACTGTGCCTTCTCCCGAATCTACCTACACTGagcttcttgcttcttccccttctcctctcgaGGTTCTCAACGACCCCTCTCACCTCGCTGCCAATGAGTCAACTTCTCCCCTCTACGCCTTCGGTAAGGCTGTTGCCATCCGAAAGGAGCGTGCCAGGCTCGTCGAGCTTGCCAAGAAGGTCCTCAAGGCCCCCAACACCAAGCCTGAGGTTCATGAGGCTCTCTCTGCCTGGCTTTTGGTTCgagacgagaagaagggtgccGTTGAGGCCGGCAAAAAGGTTGAGGCTGCTATCGGCGCCGGTAAAGGTGACGAGAAGGAAATCGTTGAACTCGGTCAAAAGGGCCATTGGGAGAAGCGAGCTCTCTGGATCGTGATCTCCAACTCTTGGGCTGTCGACCTTGCTTCATCCGGTCTTCACCACGCTCTTGCCTCTGGTCTCGACATCAATCTCCTCGTTTACGAGACTGCtgcctctcctttctctcccaaCGCTCCCGCCCAGCCTCCCAAAGAGCGCAAGAAGGACCTTGCTCTCTACGCCCTCAACATGGGGGACGTCTACGTTGCTTCCGTCGCCGTCTACGCCGATTACGCAGGTGTTCTCAATGCCATGCGCGAAGCCGAGAACTACTCTGGACCCGGTTTGGTTCTTGCCTACTTGCCTTGgggtgaaaaggaagacggCCAGGCTGTCTCCGACAGTGAGAACGCCGGCCCTCTTGAGCGACTTCGTGAGACCAAGCGAGCTGTTTCTGGTGGCTGGTGGCCCATGTTCAGGTGGAATCCCTCGCTTCCTGACGAGAAGCGATTCTCTCTCGACTCTTCTCACATCAAGGCCGCTCTCTCCGAGTTCCTTGACCGACAGTCCCACCTCTCTCAACTTACCCTTGCCACTCCCGCTATCGACTCTAGCGTAACCTCCTCGGCCGGTACCGAGCTTCTCGCTGCccgcaaggagaaggccaGGAAGGCTTACGATGCCCTCCTCAACTCCCTTGACGGCCCCGGTCTTCTCGTTCTCTACGCCAGTGACGGTGGTAACGCCGAGAAGCTCGCCAAGCGACTTGTTGGCCGAGCCAAGATGCGTGGTGTCAGTGCTTCCCTCCGTGTCCTCGATGAAGTTGCCGGTTCCATTGTCGAAACCCTTAGCCAGGAGCAGAACGTACTCATCGTCTCTTCTACCGCTGGTCAGGGTGAATCTCCTCTCAACGGTCGAGAGTTCACCAAGGCTCTCTCCAAGCTTTCTCCTTCCGACGAGTTCAAGGAGACTAAGGTCGCCGTCTTCGGTATGGGTGACTCTCACTACTGGCCTCGTCCCGAGGACGCTGGCTACTATAACAAGCCCGCCAGGGATCTTTTCCCCAAGTTGATTTCTCTTGGTTGCCAGGAGCTCTTGCCTCTTGGTCTAGGTGACGACTCTGATCCTGACGGTGTCCAGACTGGTTACAAGCCTTTTGAAGCCTCTCTGTGGAGGGCCCTTGGCGTCGACAGCGTCGAGGTCactgaggagaaggaggaggtcgTTGCCAATGAACACATCAAGATTGCCTCTGACTATCTCCGAGGCACCATTCTTGAGGGTCTTGCCGACAAGTCTACTGGTGCCATCTCTGCCTCGGACGCTCAGTTGACCAAATTCCACGGTACTTACATGCAG GATGACCGAGACATCCGAGAGTCTCTCAAGGCCCAAGGTCTCGAGCCCGCCTACTCTTTCATGATCCGAGTCCGAATGCCCGGTGGTATCTGTTCTGCCAAGCAGTGGCTCGACATGGACCGCATCTCTGATGAGCACGGTAATGGCACCTTCAAATTAACTACCCGACAGACCTTCCAGTTCCATGGTATTATCAAGAGCCacttgaagaaggctaTGCAGGCGATCAACAAGAGTTTGTTGGACACTATCGCAGCTTGTGGTGATGTCA ACCGTAACGTCCAGTGTACTGTCaacccttctctctccaagACCCACGCTACCGTCTACGAGTTCTCCAAGGCCGTCTCTGAGCACCTCCTTCCTGCTACCAACGCCTACCACGAAATCTGGCttgacaagaagaagatctcTGGTGACGCTGTTCAGCCTTTCGATTCCGACAGCGAGCCTCTCTACGGTCCTTACTACCTGCCTCGTAAATTCAAGATCGCCATCGCTGTCCCTCCTGACAACGCTGTTGACGTCTTCACCAATGATGTTGGTTTCATTGCCATCGTTGAAAACGACGAAGTCATTGGTTACAATGTCAgcgttggtggtggtatggGTGTTACCCACGGTAACAAGAAGACCTACCCTCGTTTGGGTGATGTCATTGGTTTCATCACTCCTGAGGACGGTAAGAAGGTTGCTGAGAGCATCATGTTGGTCCAGAGGGACCACGGTAACCGACAGGACAGAAAGAACGCC CGTCTGAAGTACACTGTCGACCGACTTGGTCTCCCCAAATTCAAGGCTTTCGTCGAGGAGCGATGGGGCAAGAAGTTTGCTCCCGCCCGAGCTTACCATTTCGATTCTAACCTCGACCACTACGGTTGGAGCCAAGGTCACGACGGCAAGTGGCATTTCACCATGTTTATTGAGAACGGTCGTGTCGAGGACAACTCTCGTCACCAGTTCAAGGCCGGCCTTCGAGAGATTGCCTCAGTTCACAAGGGCACTTTCCGATTGACTGCCAACCAGCACTTGATCCTTTCCGACATTGCTTCCGAAGATCTCGacgagatgaagaggttgcTCGCCAAATGGGGTTTGGACAACCTTGACCATTCTGGTGTTAGACTGTCAAGTTCCGCTTGTGTTGCCTTCCCCACTTGTGGTTTGGCCATGGCTGAATCCGAGAGGTACTTGCCTGTGTTGATCGACAAGGTCGAGAAGATCTGTGAAGAGGCGGGTGTCAAGAGTGACGATCTtgtgatgaggatgactGGTTGCCCTAACGG ATGTGCTCGACCGTGGGCCGCTGAGGTTGCTTTCGTCGGTAAGGCTCCTGGTAGCTACATG ATGATGCTCGGTGGTAGCCATCTCGGTACAAGATTAAACAAGCCCTTCCTCGAATCCGCCTCCGAACCCGAAATCCTTGCTGTCCTCAAACCCATGATCAAGCGATGGGCGCTTGAGCGACATGAGGGTGAAAGATTTGGTGACTGGACTATCCGAGCGGGCTACATTAAGCCCACAACACACGGAACAAACTTCTGGGAGGACGCGTTCCCTGCTCAGGCAGGCACAACTGTGACGGCATAG
- a CDS encoding expressed protein produces the protein MPAYIRRTQLGFAGITPERLRFWGTSAAVWGVAAGAAVSFYLSEVPIFQKDVLIKVPVVGSYFKDTTPDSDKPF, from the exons ATGCCTGCTTACATCCGAAGGACACAGCTT GGTTTCGCCGGTATCACTCCTGA GCGATTGAGGTTTTGGGGTACTAGCGCCGCCGTCTGGGGTGTCGCTGCCGGTGCCGCCGTTAGCTTCTACCTCTCTGAGGTCCCTATTTTCCAAAAGGATGTCTTGATCAAGGTCCCTGTC GTCGGTTCTTATTTCAAGG ACACTACCCCCGACTCCGATAAGCCTTTCTAA
- a CDS encoding ras-related protein ypt1, putative, translating into MSAPEYDYLFKLLLIGDSGVGKSCLLLRFADDTYTESYISTIGVDFKIRTIELEGKTVKLQIWDTAGQERFRTITSSYYRGAHGIIVVYDVTDRDTYTNVKQWLQEIDRYAVEGVNKLLVGNKSDLATKKVVEYAEAKSFADELGIPFLETSAKNATNVEQAFLTMSKQIKDRMGSSTMASGPGAKSTIKGLGQNVEQKTAGGCC; encoded by the exons ATGTCTGCCCCAGAATACGACTACCTTTTCAAG CTCCTTCTTATCGGTGACTCTGGTGTCGGAAAGTCCTGTCTGTTGCTCCGTTTCGCGGACGACACCTACACAGAGTCTTATATTTCCACTATCGGC GTTGACTTCAAGATCCGAACCATTGAGCTCGAAGGCAAGACCGTCAAGCTCCAAATT TGGGACACTGCCGGACAAGAGCGATTCAG GACCATCACCTCTTCTTACTACCGAGGTGCTCACGGTATCATAGTAGTCTACGACGTCACTGACCGGG ACACCTACACCAACGTTAAGCAATGGTTGCAAGAAATCGACCGATACGCTGTTGAGGGTGTCAACAAGCTCTTGGTTGGTAATAAGTCTGATTTGGCGACTAAAAAGGTTGTGGAGTATGCCGAAGCCAAGTCTTTCGCCGACGAGCTTGGTATTCCCTTCCTCGAAACTTCCGCCAAGAACGCTACCAACGTCGAACAAGCTTTCTTGACCATGTCTAAGCAGATTAAGGACCG AATGGGATCATCTACTATGGCTTCTGGACCTGGTGCCAAGTCCACCATCAAAGGTCTTGGACAGAACGTGGAGCAGAAGACCGCTGGTGGATGCTGCTAA